The following proteins are encoded in a genomic region of Oncorhynchus keta strain PuntledgeMale-10-30-2019 chromosome 35, Oket_V2, whole genome shotgun sequence:
- the gemin2 gene encoding gem-associated protein 2, with the protein MKSDVEELMPRLLPVETCDTGEDFNLNEPPRNPQEYLRQVQLEASLCPDVVVAKIDPKKLRKKQSVNVSLTGCQAAPQGFSPSLKWQRQQVSNFSEIRQSISKHRQHWSGHALDDNVLMPKQDAEEQWKKFCLGENVYLNSPPIDPGAEDRALDYVKVGFPPFLSIVSRLNQATISAVLEYLINWFEEREFVPQLGRWLYALLACLEKPLLPEAHSQIRQLARRSSEVRANLESQEDERLSPLNLMICLVARYFDQNDLADKED; encoded by the exons ATGAAATCCGACGTGGAGGAACTGATGCCCAGGCTTCTGCCTGTGGAAACATGCGACACTGGCGAAGACTTCAATCTAAACGAGCCTCCAAGAAATCCCCAGGAGTATTTGAGACAGGTTCA ATTAGAGGcgtctctctgtcctgatgttGTGGTGGCGAAGATTGATCCAAAGAAATTGAGAAAGAAACAATCAGTGAACGTGTCG CTCACAGGTTGCCAAGCTGCTCCTCAAGGATTTTCACCGAGTTTAAAATGGCAGCGACAGCAAGTCAGCAACTTCTCAGAAATAAGACAG AGTATCAGTAAGCATAGACAACACTGGAGTGGTCATGCATTGGATGACAATGTGTTAATG CCAAAACAGGATGCGGAGGAACAATGGAAAAAGTTCTGCTTGGGTGAAAATGTTTATTTGAACTCCCCTCCCATTGACCCTGGTGCTGAAGATCGAGCCCTTGATTATGTGAAG GTTGGTTTTCCACCTTTCCTTAGTATAGTGAGCAGATTAAATCAG GCCACAATCTCTGCAGTTTTGGAGTACTTGATAAACTGGTTTGAAGAGAGAGAGTTTGTCCCGCAGTTG GGAAGATGGCTGTATGCACTGCTGGCTTGCCTTGAGAAACCTCTTCTCCCTGAAGCACATTCCCAAATAAGACAGCTGGCCAGACGGAGTTCTGAAGTGCGGGCCAATCTG GAAAGCCAGGAAGATGAAAGGTTGTCTCCTCTAAACTTGATGATCTGCCTTGTTGCTAG gtACTTTGATCAGAACGACTTGGCCGATAAGGAGGACTAA